A part of Crassostrea angulata isolate pt1a10 chromosome 5, ASM2561291v2, whole genome shotgun sequence genomic DNA contains:
- the LOC128183697 gene encoding uncharacterized protein LOC128183697, with translation MPKRKVRKAPPAPLAKPCDRKHVATDSSGGSQRSVNLVDLSGPQHSLNIVDLSSSPYLDKETVSTQKQPAALNREQLDEVTRAVIAAMSSRVETYHLQNEMTQDASVEYLSTDILPTLAISNNQKSHVQSYHNDLGHNVSNNLKLKLAIGEYVNLGLLVDRTYESDPNDDTKHFSMQGGNITLSSKYIPKVIKDIQNGYLGTGQVVAT, from the exons ATGCCAAAGAGGAAAGTTCGAAAGGCCCCACCTGCACCACTTGCAAAGCCGTGCGACCGGAAGCACGTCGCAACAGACAGCTCTGGTGGTTCCCAGCGTAGTGTGAATCTGGTTGATCTATCTGGTCCCCAGCATAGTTTGAATATTGTTGATTTGTCCTCCTCACCTTACCTAGATAAGGAAACTGTGTCAACCCAAAAGCAACCAGCAGCGCTGAACAGAGAGCAGTTGGACGAGGTGACACGGGCAGTGATTGCCGCCATGTCTAGTAGGGTAGAGACCTATCATCTACAGAACGAGATGACCCAGGATGCATCCGTAGAGTATCTAAGTACTGACATTCTACCTACACTAGCCATAAGTAACAATCAAAAGTCTCATGTGCAAAGTTACCATAATGACCTTGGGCACAATGTTTCGAATAATCTCAAGCTAAAATTAGCTATTGGCGAGTATGTTAACTTGGGGCTTTTAGTCGATCGCACTTATGAATCTGATCCTAATGACGATACAAAACACTTCTCTATGCAAGGTGGCAACATTACCTTGTCGTCCAAATACATACCCAAGGTTATTAAAGATATTCAG AATGGGTATTTAGGGACAGGTCAGGTTGTGGCAACATAG